In the Streptomyces sp. WMMC940 genome, AGCCTTGGCCCTTGACCCAGCCGGGCGGCCATCTGTTGTCGTGGGCTTCGACGAGCCGCTGGAACTTCTCGGCTGCGTCCTGGTCGCCGAACTTCTCGTCCTGCCACGATCCGCCGCGTCCGCCTTCGAGCCAGCGGACTTGGTAGGTGGCGGTGCCGTCCTTCTTCTCGCGCTTCCTGATGCTCGCCATGGCGGGGGACTGTACGCAGGTCGGGAGCGGGGCGTTTGGCCACCCTTTGGCCAAAAACGAAACAAGATCAGCCGGTGGCCTGTTTTCCCAGGTCACCGGCTGATCATTCAGGGTGAGTGACGGGACTCGAACCCGCGGCATCCTGGACCACAACCAGGTGCTCTACCAGCTGAGCTACACCCACCATGACCGGTCGTTCTCCCGACCGGCCGAGAAAAAGTGTACAGGGTCCGGGAGGGTGCTCGCGCCCGTGTTTACGTCGGCCCGGCGTGCGCCCCGCGTGCGCGGCGGGACGGACCGCGGGGCACGCTGCCGAAACCGGGTCCGGCTCGGGTGCCGCACGGGCGCCCCGCCCGCGGCGGCTGCGGTCATGTGCCCCGCGCACGGCCACCGAGCGGTCCGTGCCGCGCGGGGCGTGGGAGTCCTGGACGGCCGGGCCCGGCCGGACCCCGCGCGGACACCCGGGTGGCCGGACCGGGAAGCCGGGTGGGAGCGGTGGTGGGGACGCCCCGTCACCCGACCCCGGACACGCCCGCGCCGGGCGGGCAGCGGTCGCTGCTCCGCCCGGCGCGCGTGCGGGCCTACTGCGCCGCGGGCACCACGTGGCGCGCCGCGATCGTCTTCGCCGTGTCCGAGTCCGGGCCCGGATGGGGGACGAAGATCGCCTCGCGGTAGTAGCGCAGCTCGGCGATCGACTCGCGGATGTCGGCGAGGGCCCGGTGGTTGCCGTTCTTCTCCGGACTGTTGAAGTACGCCCTCGGGTACCAGCGCCGGGCCAGCTCCTTGACCGAGGAGACATCGACGATCCGGTAGTGGAGGTACTCCTCCACCTTCGGCATGTCGCGGAGCAGGAAGCCGCGGTCGGTTCCGACCGAGTTCCCGCACAGCGGCGCCTTGCCCGGCTCCTTGACGTGCTCACGCACGTACGCGAGGACCTGCTCCTCGGCGTCGGCCAGGGTCGTGCCGGCCGCGAGTTCGTCGAGGAGGCCCGAGGCGGTGTGCATCTGCCGCACCACCTCGGGCATGGTCTCCAGCGCCGCGTCCGGCGGGCGGATCACGATGTCCACCCCTTCACCGAGCACGTTCAGTTCCGAGTCGGTGACCAGCGCGGCCACCTCGATGAGTGCGTCGTCGGCCAGCGAGAGCCCGGTCATCTCGCAGTCGATCCACACCATGCGATCGTTCATGCGTCCTACCTTATGGTGCACTCCGCTGGCCGGGGAGCGCCGGGCGCCCGGGGGCGTAGGCGTCCGAGCCGGGCCTGCCCGGGTCCGGGGAACCGTGGGAGGCACCCGTGGCGGCCGGTGGCCTCCTCGTGTGCCCCGCGGACGCCTGGGCCGGCACGACCTGCTCGGACGCCCCGGACCCCACCGGATCGCCCTGTGGCCGCCTCGCCCGGTAGGCGGCCCGGTACGCGGCCGGGGAGGAGCCGAGCTGGCGGCGGAAGTGCCCGCGCAGCGCCACCGGGGAGCGGAAGCCGCACCGGCCCGCGACCTCGTCGACCGAGTAGTCGGAGGTCTCGAGCAGCCGCTGCGCCTGCAGCACCCGCTGGGTGATCAGCCACTGCAGGGGAGCGCTTCCGGTGAGCGAGCGGAACCTGCGGTCGAAGGTCCGTCTGCTCATGTACGCACGGGCCGCCAGGGTCTCCACGTCGAACTGCTCGTGGAGGTGCTCCAGCGCCCAGGCCACGACCTCGGCGAGCGGGTCGGAGCCGATCTCCTCGGGTAAAGACCTGTCGAGATAGCGCTCCTGCCCGCCACTGCGCCGCGGCGGGACGACCAGCCGGCGGGCCAGTGCCCCGGCCGCCTCCGCGCCGTGGTCGGTCCGCACGATGTGCAGACAGAGGTCGATGCCGGCCGCGGTGCCGGCGGAGGTGAGGACGTCGCCGTCGTCGACGAACAGCTCCCGCGGGTCCACGTGGACCGACGGATAGCGTTTGGCGAGCGTCGGCGCGTACATCCAGTGCGTGGTCGCCGGGCGGCCGTCCAGCAGCCCCGCGGCGGCCAGTACGAACGCCCCGGTGCACAACCCCACGATGCGGGCGCCCTCCTCGTGGGCCCGGCGCAGGGCCTCGAGCGCCTCCGGTGGCGGTGGCGAGGTGATGGACCGCCAGGCCGGCACGACGACCGTGCCCGCTCTGCCGATCGCCTCCAGCCCGTAGGGCGCGGTGAGTTCGAGTCCCCCCGTGGTCCGCAGGGGGCCCTCCTCACCGGCACATACGAGCAGCCGGTAGCGGGGAACTCCGGCATCCTGGCGGTCGATTCCGAACACCGAGAGCGGAATGGAACTCTCGAAGATGGGACCGCCGCTGAACAGCAGCACCGCGACGACCTCTCGGCGGCGGCGCCCGGACAGCTTCCTTACGGCCTCCGGCGCGGCGGAGTCCTGACTCATGACGCTAAGCCCCCCTCGGTGTTCGCGTCTCCCCGTTCCTGTCGGGCCTGTCGCTCCTGCACGTTTCCCCTCGGTTTTGCACGAGTCCCCAGCCTTCGATACTCATGAT is a window encoding:
- a CDS encoding helix-turn-helix domain-containing protein, which produces MSQDSAAPEAVRKLSGRRRREVVAVLLFSGGPIFESSIPLSVFGIDRQDAGVPRYRLLVCAGEEGPLRTTGGLELTAPYGLEAIGRAGTVVVPAWRSITSPPPPEALEALRRAHEEGARIVGLCTGAFVLAAAGLLDGRPATTHWMYAPTLAKRYPSVHVDPRELFVDDGDVLTSAGTAAGIDLCLHIVRTDHGAEAAGALARRLVVPPRRSGGQERYLDRSLPEEIGSDPLAEVVAWALEHLHEQFDVETLAARAYMSRRTFDRRFRSLTGSAPLQWLITQRVLQAQRLLETSDYSVDEVAGRCGFRSPVALRGHFRRQLGSSPAAYRAAYRARRPQGDPVGSGASEQVVPAQASAGHTRRPPAATGASHGSPDPGRPGSDAYAPGRPALPGQRSAP
- the orn gene encoding oligoribonuclease; protein product: MNDRMVWIDCEMTGLSLADDALIEVAALVTDSELNVLGEGVDIVIRPPDAALETMPEVVRQMHTASGLLDELAAGTTLADAEEQVLAYVREHVKEPGKAPLCGNSVGTDRGFLLRDMPKVEEYLHYRIVDVSSVKELARRWYPRAYFNSPEKNGNHRALADIRESIAELRYYREAIFVPHPGPDSDTAKTIAARHVVPAAQ